One window of Centropristis striata isolate RG_2023a ecotype Rhode Island chromosome 21, C.striata_1.0, whole genome shotgun sequence genomic DNA carries:
- the LOC131959128 gene encoding uncharacterized protein LOC131959128, with the protein MAPQVTERPGRSLLPTMILYLLFPALIFGFVESQTANMTVEELNKVEGNQTFRELITNSTMQAGNVTSSLYIDEKRVIEDELQNNQTSVIREDSENFQDQETEFPGRYCHEEELEVYSHSLCGDNFRMEMTSISPEKWCVLENIIRPYNTMTVCLELVSETFGCYYPNSIIQALFISIHSTYFYNCSSGTEIQQQPPSEDAPQAVVIALTLIPVSLIPVLVYLVVWRSESGSIPPQ; encoded by the exons ATGGCACCTCAGGTCACCGAGCGGCCCGGACGCTCTCTGCTGCCCACCATGATCCTCTACCTGCTCTTCCCCGCTCTTATCTTCG GTTTTGTGGAATCACAAACAGCCAACATGACAGTGGAAGAGTTGAACAAAGTTGAGGGCAACCAAACATTCAGAGAGCTCATCACTAACA GTACAATGCAAGCAGGCAACGTGACATCCAGTTTGTACATAGACGAGAAGAGAGTCATAGAGGACGAACTGCAGAACAACCAAACATCTGTTATCAGAGAGGATAGCG AGAATTTCCAGGACCAGGAAACAGAGTTTCCAGGCAGATACTGCCACGAGGAAGAACTGGAAGTGTACAGTCACAGCTTGTGTGGAGACAATTTTCGCATGGAAATGACGTCAATCAGCCCAGAAAAGTGGTGTGTGCTTGAAAATATTATCAG ACCGTACAACACCATGACGGTGTGCTTGGAGTTAGTGTCAGAAACATTTGGCTGTTATTACCCAAACTCCATCATCCAGGCCTTATTCATCTCCATCCACTCCACCTACTTCTACAACTGCTCGTCCGGCACAGAGATCCAGCAGCAGCCTCCGTCTGAGGACGCCCCCCAGGCCGTCGTGATCGCCCTCACGCTCATCCCCGTCAGCCTCATCCCCGTGCTGGTTTACCTGGTGGTCTGGAGGAGTGAGAGCGGCTCCATCCCGCCACAATAA